In Micropterus dolomieu isolate WLL.071019.BEF.003 ecotype Adirondacks linkage group LG17, ASM2129224v1, whole genome shotgun sequence, one genomic interval encodes:
- the xaf1 gene encoding XIAP-associated factor 1 isoform X1, which yields MEKEEATRTCGQCHREVAETNFALHEMHCSRFLCLCPDCDEAVPRDLLNQHREEQHTQVRCSKCNQKMERRYLMDHESDECVERLQSCQFCELELPWKDLAAHRLVCGSRTELCRDCGRYVTLRDLPEHGLTCSAAGNGSGPPQATSKPPPNKTKITMQCRRCMASFPAEDKDEHELKCVSAATWEDKEANSQVEKREDDVDFSRQGATPWLSRNFKASSQSGRPSGGPWGDADDPHQINTCPHCHLALPLCTLQWHQAKCQIHLLLK from the exons ATGGAGAAGGAGGAAGCCACGCGCACCTGCGGCCAATG CCACAGAGAGGTTGCAGAGACCAACTTCGCTCTACATGAAATGCACTGCAGCCGCTTCTTATGTCTCTGTCCTGACTGTGATGAAGCAGTTCCCAGAGACCTACTGAACCAACACAGGGAGGAGCAGCACACCCag GTGAGATGCTCCAAGTGTAACCAGAAGATGGAGCGTCGGTACCTAATGGATCATGAG TCTGATGAGTGTGTGGAGCGTCTGCAGAGCTGCCAGTTCTGCGAGCTGGAGCTGCCATGGAAGGACCTGGCTGCACACCGTCTGGTCTGCGGGAGTCGCACCGAGCTCTGCAGGGACTGTGGCCGCTACGTCACCCTGAGGGACCTGCCCGAGCACGGCTTGACCTGCTCAGCCGCTGGCAATGGCTCAGGTCCTCCTCAAGCTACCAGCAAACCACCTCCAAACAAGA CAAAAATAACAATGCAGTGCCGCAGATGTATGGCATCTTTTCCAGCTGAGGATAAAGATGAACATGAG CTGAAGTGTGTATCAGCAGCCACGTGGGAAGATAAAGAGGCTAATTCACAGGTGGAAAAAAGGGAGGATGACGTTGATTTCTCCAGACAGGGGGCCACGCCCTGGCTAAGCCGCAATTTTAAGGCAAGCTCCCAGTCAGGCAGACCCAGCGGTGGTCCCTGGGGTGATGCAGATGACCCACACCAGATCAACACCTGCCCCCACTGTCATCTGGCCCTGCCCCTCTGCACACTACAGTGGCATCAG GCGAAGTGCCAAATCCACCTTCTCCTGAAATAA
- the xaf1 gene encoding XIAP-associated factor 1 isoform X2, with product MHCSRFLCLCPDCDEAVPRDLLNQHREEQHTQVRCSKCNQKMERRYLMDHESDECVERLQSCQFCELELPWKDLAAHRLVCGSRTELCRDCGRYVTLRDLPEHGLTCSAAGNGSGPPQATSKPPPNKTKITMQCRRCMASFPAEDKDEHELKCVSAATWEDKEANSQVEKREDDVDFSRQGATPWLSRNFKASSQSGRPSGGPWGDADDPHQINTCPHCHLALPLCTLQWHQAKCQIHLLLK from the exons ATGCACTGCAGCCGCTTCTTATGTCTCTGTCCTGACTGTGATGAAGCAGTTCCCAGAGACCTACTGAACCAACACAGGGAGGAGCAGCACACCCag GTGAGATGCTCCAAGTGTAACCAGAAGATGGAGCGTCGGTACCTAATGGATCATGAG TCTGATGAGTGTGTGGAGCGTCTGCAGAGCTGCCAGTTCTGCGAGCTGGAGCTGCCATGGAAGGACCTGGCTGCACACCGTCTGGTCTGCGGGAGTCGCACCGAGCTCTGCAGGGACTGTGGCCGCTACGTCACCCTGAGGGACCTGCCCGAGCACGGCTTGACCTGCTCAGCCGCTGGCAATGGCTCAGGTCCTCCTCAAGCTACCAGCAAACCACCTCCAAACAAGA CAAAAATAACAATGCAGTGCCGCAGATGTATGGCATCTTTTCCAGCTGAGGATAAAGATGAACATGAG CTGAAGTGTGTATCAGCAGCCACGTGGGAAGATAAAGAGGCTAATTCACAGGTGGAAAAAAGGGAGGATGACGTTGATTTCTCCAGACAGGGGGCCACGCCCTGGCTAAGCCGCAATTTTAAGGCAAGCTCCCAGTCAGGCAGACCCAGCGGTGGTCCCTGGGGTGATGCAGATGACCCACACCAGATCAACACCTGCCCCCACTGTCATCTGGCCCTGCCCCTCTGCACACTACAGTGGCATCAG GCGAAGTGCCAAATCCACCTTCTCCTGAAATAA